One Nostoc sp. CENA543 genomic window, TCCAGAAATTGAAGGTAGAGTTAGTCAGATTTTAGTCAGAGAAGGCGATCGCGTCCAGGAAGGACAAGCTGTGATTCGTCTGGAAAGTGATAATGCTCAAGCGCAGTTATTACAAGCCAAAGCATCCCTAGAACAAAGCCGCGCCCGCCTTGCAGAACTCAAAGCTGGTACTCGCACAGAAGAAATCGCCCAAGCCAGAGCGCAAGTAGCCCAAGCCCAAGCCAGATTAGCAGATGCCCAAGCCGGAGCGCGTCCAGAGGAAATTGCTCAAGCCGAAGCACAAATTGAATCAGCCCAATCGGAATTAGACTTAGCGAAATCCAGAGCCAAGCGATACGAACAACTGAGAAAAGAAGGTGCAGTTTCTCAAGACACCTTAGATTCATATTTAAAAGAACAACGTAGCGCGGAAGCTAGCTTACAAGAAGCCCAACGCAGATTAGAACAATTACGCAAAAGCCGCCGTTCTGACATTACTGAACTCACCGCCGCCCTAGAACAGCAAAGACAAAACCTCAGACAACTAGAAAACGGCGCACGTCCCGAAGAAATTGCCCAAGCGCGATCGCAAGTTACCCAAGCCGCCGCCCAAGTCAAAGCTGCCGAAGTCCAAGTACGTTATACCAGCGTTCTCGCACCGTTTACGGGAATTGTCGGTGATATTCCTGTGCGCGTGGGTAGCTTTGTCAGCAAAGGCGATCAACTCACCACACTGACTAGAAACAGTGCTTTAGAACTAAATATTTCCATTCCCCTCAACCAAGCAGCACAACTGCGAACAGGGTTAACTGTACAGATGTTAAACGCCCAAGGCGAACCCACCGCCACAGGGAGAATTAGTTTCATCGAACCCAACGCCAATTCCAATTCTCAAACAGTCTTGGCAAAAGCCACCTTTAGCAACGGTACAGGACAACTACTCAATCGCCAACTAGTGCAAGCGAGAGTAATTTGGGGTGAACGTCCAGGGGTATTAATTCCCGTCACCGCCGTATCTCGTCTGGGTGGAGAAAGCTTTGTCTTTGTCGCCCAACCGCCAGAAAAGCCCCAACCAGGAGGCGCGTCTTTAGTAGCCAGCCAAAAATCGGTGAAATTAGGAGCGATTGAAGGCAACAATTATCAAGTCCTAGAAGGGCTAAAACCCGGCGACAAAATCGTAGTTTCCGGCATACTCAACCTCAGTAACGGCGCACCCATTATTCCAGAGTAGAGGCTTTCAAGGGCAGGGGAGCAGGAAGTGTGGGAGGGGTGGGAGGTGTGGGAGGATAGGGAAGAAATCTTTCCCCCCACACTCCCCACACTCCCCACACTCCCCACACTCCCCATCTTCCCAATCCCCATCTTCCCAATCCCCAATCCCCAATCCCCATATATGTTCGTCGATTTCTTCATCAAGCGACCAGTCTTTTCTACAGTCTGTGCGTTAATTATTTTGCTAGTGGGACTTATCAGTATTCCCACCTTACCTATTGCCCGGTTCCCAGATATTAGTCCGACACAAATCAACGTTGCTGCTAACTACACAGGCGCGAGTGCAGAAGTAGTAGAAAGCGGTGTGACAAATATCTTAGAACGGCAAATTAACGGCGTGGAAGGAGTTAAATATATTACTTCCAGCAGTAGTAATGACGGTTCTAGTAGCATCACTGTAACTTTTGATTCCTCACGAGATAAAGATATTGCGGCCGTTGATGTCCAAAATCGTGTGTCTGTGGCGGAAGCCCAATTACCCGATGTCGTGCAGCGTACAGGTGTGCGAGTCACGAAGCAATCTAATAATATTTTGTTGGCGATTGGTTTGTACACCGATAATCAGGAATATGACAACATATTTCTCAGTAATTACGCTGACCTGTACTTAACCGATGCCTTAAAACGAGTTAAAGGTGTGGGTGATGTCCGCATTTTTGGGGAACGTCGCTATGCTATGCGGTTGTGGTTAGATCCTAATCGTTTAGCCAGTCGGGGTTTAACTACAGCAGATGTCACCAGTGCCTTGTCAGAACAAAACTTGCAAGTAGGTGCAGGGAGAATTGGACAAGAACCTGCGCCCAAAGGACAACAATATCAACTCGATGTGCGCGCAGCTAGCCGACTGACAGATGTCACAGAGTTTGAAGAACTAGTAATCAAAACTGAGAGTGATGGCACTTTAGTTAAACTCAAAGATGTCGGTAGAGCCGAATTAGGGGCGGAAAATTACAATACCTTCTTGCGTTTCCGGGGCAAAGAGGCAGTAGGCTTGGGGATTTATCAAGTCCCTGGTAGTAACGCCTTGGATGTAGCCAGGGGGGTCAAAGCGGAAATGACTCGATTGGCTCCGAGTTTACCGCCAGGCATGAAATATCAGGTAGCTTTTGATACTACAGTTTTTGTTGAAGAATCCCTGTCAGAAGTAGTAATAACTTTGATACAAGCTGTAGTTTTAGTGGTACTGGTGATTTTTGTTTTCTTACAGGACTGGCGCACTACCTTAATTCCAGCTTTAACGATTCCTTTGGCTTTGGTGGGGACATTTGCCTTTGTCAAAGTCTTTAACTTTTCCATTAATAGTTTGACCTTGTTCGGTTTAACATTAGCATCGGGGATGGTGGTAGACGATGCGATTGTGGTAGTGGAGCAAATTAGCCGTTTTATTCAAGATAAAGGTATTCAACCCCGTCGCGCCGCTAGTGAATCGATGGCGGAATTGTTTGGTGCAGTTATTGCTACTTCCTTAGTATTGATGGCGGTGTTTGTGCCGGTGGCGTTCTTTCCGGGAACAACTGGCGCATTGTATCGACAATTTGCTTTAACCATCGCCTTTTCTATTGTCATTTCCACATTTTTGGCTTTGACTTTGACACCTTCTTTGTGCGCTTTGCTACTGCGTCAAGGACAAAGGCCGACGGGCTGGCTGGGATGGATTTTTGAGCAAATTAATAGATTTTTGGATTGGGTACAACGAGGTTATCGGCGATCGCTCGCTTTCCTGACGCGGATTAAAAGCATTATCATTGGTCTATTCGTTGTTTCCTTGGGGATGACAGCTTGGCTGTACATGACAGTTCCCACAGCCTTTTTACCCGATGAAGACCAAGGTTATTTCATCACGATTATTCAAGGGCCACAAGGGGTATCTTTGCAATACACCAGTGATGTGATGTCTAAGGTAGAAAAAGAAATTTTGCAACTACCGGAAGTAGTAGGAACTTTTGCAGTTGGTGGTTTTGGTTTTAGTGGGAGTACAGCCAATAGTGGGATTATCTTCACCACCTTAAAACCTTGGGATGAACGCCCCCGCCCCGACCAAACAGTACAAGCTATGATTGGTAAACTGCAAGGTAAGTTTTTTGCCATTCCTGAAGCCAGAGTTTTTCCTGTCAACCCTCCTGGAATTCAAGGTTTGGGTAACTTTGGCGGTTTTACCTTCCAACTCCAAGACCGCAGAGGCAATAGCGGTTTAGAGAATTTGGTGCAGACAATGGGACAACTATTGGGACGCGCCAATCAAACACAAGGATTACAAGCTGTATTTACTACCTTTGCTGCCAATACACCACAGTTACTAGTGGAAGTAGACCGCAACAAAGCCAAAGCCTTGCAGGTTGATATTGATGATATTTTCAGCACCTTACAGACGGCTTTGGGTTCTCAGTATGTGAATGACTTTAACTTGCAACAGCGCAACTATCGAGTGTATGTGCAAGCAGACCAACAGTTTCGCGCTAACCCCAAAGATATCGAACAATTGTATGTGCGATCGCAAACTAATCAAATGATTCCTCTGGGTAATTTAGTCAAAGTTACCGATATTGTGGGGGCGCAAACGATTAACCACTACAATCTCTTTCGTGCCATTGAAATAAACGGTTCTGCTGCACCTGGTTTTAGTTCTGGGGATGCAATTAAAAAAATGGAAGAAGCAGCCCAAGCAGTTTTACCTGCTGGTTATGGTTATGAATGGTCTGGGACTTCCTTAGAAGAACAAGAATCTGGTGGTTTAGCACCTCTAATTTTTGGTTTGGGACTAGTATTTGTATTTTTGGTACTCGCCGCCCAATACGAAAACTATATAGACCCAATTATCATTCTTTTAGCTGTACCTCTGGCAATTTTTGGTGCCTTGGTAGCCCAATCAATGCGGGGTTTTGCTAATGATGTTTACTGTCAAATTGGTTTAGTGATGTTGATTGGTTTGGCTAGTAAAAACGCGATTTTGATTGTGGAATTTGCCAACCAATTACGTGAACAAGGACTAAGTATCACCAAAGCAGCAATTGAAGCATCCCAAGAACGTTTACGCCCAATTTTGATGACGGCTTTTTCTACACTCATCGGGATTTTTCCTTTAACCACAGCTACAGGTGCAGGTGCAGGGAGTCGCCAGTCATTGGGAACTGCCGTATTTGGTGGGATGTTAATCGCTACTTTCTTAAGTTTGTTTGTTGTTCCCATCTTGTATATTGTAATTAAGACAATGACTGAACGTTTTCTCAACTTCAATCAGAAGCCAGCATTAGACACTGGTGCAACTTCATTAGATAGACAACCCGTGGCTTCAGCGACAAAAACCGATGATTAAGTCAGTAGAGAATCAGCTTTTAGATGGGTGAAAAATTACGTAAAAATCCCACATAATACCCATGTAAAGCCATCAAAAAAATCACGCCCAGCATTTACTCTCTATTCTCCAGTCCCCAGTCCTAGAAAAAGTAAAAAGGCAAAAGAATCTGTTTTCTTTATTTTTGCTTTTGCCTTTTACCTTTTGCCTTTTGCCTTTTACCCAATCAGGTGTTGCTTATGAACTTCTCTTTACCTCGACAATATTTTTACCAAGAAATCCAGCATTCCGATGAGCATATTGACTTAGCCAAGGCAGCTTTATATATTGCCAAAGAAGAATATCCTTACATTGATATAGGAGAATACTTAAATGTTTTGGATACGATGGCAGAGGAAGTGCAAGAACGTTTGCCATCTTCCCGTTATCCGTTGCGAGTTATTCAAACTATCAATCAATATCTATATGATGATTTGGGATTCTTCGGAAATCAAAGTAATTATTATGACCCCTGTAATAGTTTTTTAAATGATGTAATTGACCGCCGGACTGGTATTCCAATTACGATGGCTCTGGTTTATTTAGAAATTGCCCGCCGCATTGATTTTCCCATGTTAGGTGTAGGAATGCCGGGGCATTTTCTGATTCGTCCGGCAATTCCAGAAATGGAGATTTTTGTTGATGCTTTCAATCGTGGTGAGGTGATGTTTGCCCAAGATTGTCAAGATAGAATCAATCAAATGTTTCAGCAAAATGTGCCTTTACGCCCAGAATTTTTAGCTACAGTTAGTAAGCGGCAATTCTTAGCTCGAATGTTAGCTAATTTGAAATATATTTATTTGAGACAACAACAATTAGAAAAAAGCTTGGCTGTTGTAGAACGGATTTTGCTATTATTTCCTGATGCTGCTTCAGAAGTGCGCGATCGCGGTTTATTAAATTATCAACTTGGCAACTACTCCCAAGCAACAGCAGACCTACAAAATTATCTGACTAACACTCCTGAAACTGAAGATGCAGCTTTGATTCGGCGATTACTCAGTGATTTGGAAACTTGATTATCCACCCTGAAAAAGTTTCAGCCAGTACATTCAGGTATCAAGTCAGATTCCTGGTATATTAATTGATTGCGGAATGTTATTTTAAATTTTCAGACACACCTCACAAATTAAATCAGCTTGCCTTCAATCTTGGGGTGTTCTGACTGCTTTTAGTAGTTATATCCAACCCCTTCACCAACTGCAAAAGTTCTCAATGATTAGTTGGAAACAAAGGAACGCTCAACAACTCCAATTCGCACCTGATATAGTGCTTTCCTGACGATATCACGGTCTTTTTAGGTTGGGGAGCGTCATATACTTGCACCCTTAAATCCCCTGAAATTCCCGTATTTCTGAGGGGAGGAACACAGCTAAGGTGACAATTTTACTTAGATATCGGCGACTTTCAACAATAACTGTTAACTATTTACTGTTGACTAATTACCAATCCCCTACACTAAAGTAGGGGTTTTTTCATGTCCCTGACTGGTGATTAGAGTGAAATAATGGGATTGATGAATGCCAAGATCAAAGTAAGGATGTCATAAGGGTATTGCCAGCACTATGCCAGAACTACACCAATCCATTGCCCAACACTATCATGAGCGTACTAAATATGAACCGGAAACCCTTGCCGCCAAAAGTCAAAGGTTAGATTGGGCTAAACAACCAGTACCCTTTAAAGAGTACAGAATCGGTTCTGACATAGACTTGAAACCTTACATCCAAGAAATTCCAGAAACATTTGTCCATGATCCTCAAACTCAATGGTGGCAAAGAATTTCCCGCTTGTTGTTTCGCAGTTATGGCTTGACCGCAAGAATGCCTTCTTTGGGAAATACG contains:
- a CDS encoding efflux RND transporter periplasmic adaptor subunit; this encodes MSHEEHSHSSVPVDTQDTQGTEKSDSPSSENQSPSNSPGQKPRWPVIVGVILLILGGGFGWRWWQSSIAANRQSATAAGKPMGVPVKVAEVEAGNLQESSVFVGSLEAPRSVVLSPEIEGRVSQILVREGDRVQEGQAVIRLESDNAQAQLLQAKASLEQSRARLAELKAGTRTEEIAQARAQVAQAQARLADAQAGARPEEIAQAEAQIESAQSELDLAKSRAKRYEQLRKEGAVSQDTLDSYLKEQRSAEASLQEAQRRLEQLRKSRRSDITELTAALEQQRQNLRQLENGARPEEIAQARSQVTQAAAQVKAAEVQVRYTSVLAPFTGIVGDIPVRVGSFVSKGDQLTTLTRNSALELNISIPLNQAAQLRTGLTVQMLNAQGEPTATGRISFIEPNANSNSQTVLAKATFSNGTGQLLNRQLVQARVIWGERPGVLIPVTAVSRLGGESFVFVAQPPEKPQPGGASLVASQKSVKLGAIEGNNYQVLEGLKPGDKIVVSGILNLSNGAPIIPE
- a CDS encoding efflux RND transporter permease subunit, with the translated sequence MFVDFFIKRPVFSTVCALIILLVGLISIPTLPIARFPDISPTQINVAANYTGASAEVVESGVTNILERQINGVEGVKYITSSSSNDGSSSITVTFDSSRDKDIAAVDVQNRVSVAEAQLPDVVQRTGVRVTKQSNNILLAIGLYTDNQEYDNIFLSNYADLYLTDALKRVKGVGDVRIFGERRYAMRLWLDPNRLASRGLTTADVTSALSEQNLQVGAGRIGQEPAPKGQQYQLDVRAASRLTDVTEFEELVIKTESDGTLVKLKDVGRAELGAENYNTFLRFRGKEAVGLGIYQVPGSNALDVARGVKAEMTRLAPSLPPGMKYQVAFDTTVFVEESLSEVVITLIQAVVLVVLVIFVFLQDWRTTLIPALTIPLALVGTFAFVKVFNFSINSLTLFGLTLASGMVVDDAIVVVEQISRFIQDKGIQPRRAASESMAELFGAVIATSLVLMAVFVPVAFFPGTTGALYRQFALTIAFSIVISTFLALTLTPSLCALLLRQGQRPTGWLGWIFEQINRFLDWVQRGYRRSLAFLTRIKSIIIGLFVVSLGMTAWLYMTVPTAFLPDEDQGYFITIIQGPQGVSLQYTSDVMSKVEKEILQLPEVVGTFAVGGFGFSGSTANSGIIFTTLKPWDERPRPDQTVQAMIGKLQGKFFAIPEARVFPVNPPGIQGLGNFGGFTFQLQDRRGNSGLENLVQTMGQLLGRANQTQGLQAVFTTFAANTPQLLVEVDRNKAKALQVDIDDIFSTLQTALGSQYVNDFNLQQRNYRVYVQADQQFRANPKDIEQLYVRSQTNQMIPLGNLVKVTDIVGAQTINHYNLFRAIEINGSAAPGFSSGDAIKKMEEAAQAVLPAGYGYEWSGTSLEEQESGGLAPLIFGLGLVFVFLVLAAQYENYIDPIIILLAVPLAIFGALVAQSMRGFANDVYCQIGLVMLIGLASKNAILIVEFANQLREQGLSITKAAIEASQERLRPILMTAFSTLIGIFPLTTATGAGAGSRQSLGTAVFGGMLIATFLSLFVVPILYIVIKTMTERFLNFNQKPALDTGATSLDRQPVASATKTDD
- a CDS encoding SirB1 family protein, which codes for MNFSLPRQYFYQEIQHSDEHIDLAKAALYIAKEEYPYIDIGEYLNVLDTMAEEVQERLPSSRYPLRVIQTINQYLYDDLGFFGNQSNYYDPCNSFLNDVIDRRTGIPITMALVYLEIARRIDFPMLGVGMPGHFLIRPAIPEMEIFVDAFNRGEVMFAQDCQDRINQMFQQNVPLRPEFLATVSKRQFLARMLANLKYIYLRQQQLEKSLAVVERILLLFPDAASEVRDRGLLNYQLGNYSQATADLQNYLTNTPETEDAALIRRLLSDLET